The following coding sequences lie in one Paenibacillus durus ATCC 35681 genomic window:
- the nirD gene encoding nitrite reductase small subunit NirD, translated as MTKMHIGNVADIDHKGSRTLKVNGLEIALFRLSDGEVLAVENKCPHKGGTLSEGMVCGSKVHCPLHDWRIDLHTGKVEEPDTGCVPTFEVEVDPATGAVYLTV; from the coding sequence ATGACCAAAATGCATATCGGCAACGTAGCGGATATTGACCACAAGGGTTCGCGGACACTAAAAGTAAATGGCCTGGAAATCGCCTTGTTCCGCCTGTCGGATGGAGAGGTGCTGGCAGTAGAGAATAAATGCCCGCATAAAGGCGGCACGCTGTCGGAAGGGATGGTCTGCGGCAGCAAGGTTCACTGTCCGCTGCATGACTGGCGCATCGATCTTCATACCGGCAAGGTTGAGGAGCCGGACACGGGATGCGTCCCCACCTTTGAGGTTGAGGTAGACCCGGCCACAGGAGCCGTTTATCTGACGGTCTAA
- the cobA gene encoding uroporphyrinogen-III C-methyltransferase, whose protein sequence is MKTGSISIVGAGPGDPELITVKAVRRIREADVVLYDRLVSEELLDYARQGARLIYCGKAPGQHSMSQEQIEHVMIHHARQGHKVVRLKGGDPFVFGRGGEEALAAAEAGIAWEVVPGVTSAVGAAAAAGIPLTHRGVAASFAVVTGSRCGDHKAPVDWKHLARSVDTIAVYMGVGRLGQIREELLRHGKESSTPVALIENGTTSRQRTITGTLDNIEQLASAFRIGNPAMIIIGEVVKVKEQLMKWASAASEQIG, encoded by the coding sequence ATGAAGACCGGAAGCATCTCCATTGTCGGAGCGGGGCCGGGAGACCCGGAATTGATCACAGTAAAGGCGGTGCGCCGCATCCGGGAAGCTGATGTCGTGCTGTATGACAGACTTGTGTCGGAGGAACTGCTGGACTATGCGAGGCAGGGTGCGCGTCTCATTTACTGCGGCAAAGCGCCGGGGCAGCACTCCATGTCCCAGGAGCAAATTGAGCATGTGATGATTCACCATGCCCGTCAAGGCCACAAGGTCGTCAGGTTGAAGGGAGGCGATCCGTTCGTCTTCGGCAGGGGCGGGGAAGAGGCGTTGGCCGCTGCCGAAGCCGGAATCGCCTGGGAAGTGGTGCCGGGCGTTACTTCCGCAGTCGGCGCTGCGGCTGCCGCAGGCATTCCGCTTACGCACCGCGGCGTCGCCGCTTCCTTTGCCGTTGTGACCGGCAGCCGCTGCGGGGATCATAAGGCGCCTGTGGACTGGAAGCATCTTGCCCGCAGCGTGGATACGATAGCCGTTTATATGGGTGTCGGCCGGCTTGGACAAATCCGGGAGGAGCTTCTGCGCCATGGCAAGGAAAGCTCGACGCCGGTGGCGCTGATCGAGAACGGAACGACAAGCCGGCAGCGGACGATCACAGGAACGCTGGACAATATCGAACAGCTGGCATCCGCGTTCCGGATCGGCAATCCGGCGATGATTATCATTGGGGAAGTCGTGAAGGTGAAAGAGCAGCTGATGAAATGGGCATCGGCTGCTAGTGAACAAATCGGATAA
- a CDS encoding SOS response-associated peptidase, with protein sequence MCGRYTITVTMDELMLQYYTQDVTIVNYAPKYNAAPMQYIPAVIGSGAGNRIGQLRWGLVPSWAKDDKSGGKMINIRAETLTDKPSFRRLLSSRRCVIPADGFYEWRNRGGSKQPMRILMRDGGIFSLAGIYDIWVDTDGKKLATCAIITTEPNDLTAEIHNRMPVILRPEDVGLWLERSIHDIDILAKLLKPFGAEKMKAYPVSTKVGNVRNDSKDLIDEA encoded by the coding sequence ATGTGCGGACGCTATACGATAACGGTAACAATGGATGAGCTTATGCTGCAATATTACACCCAGGACGTGACGATCGTGAATTACGCTCCAAAATATAATGCCGCGCCTATGCAGTATATCCCTGCCGTAATCGGCAGCGGCGCCGGTAACCGCATCGGACAGCTGCGCTGGGGCCTTGTTCCTTCCTGGGCGAAGGACGACAAGTCCGGTGGCAAAATGATCAATATCCGGGCCGAGACGCTGACGGACAAACCTTCGTTCAGACGGCTTCTGTCCTCGCGGCGCTGTGTAATTCCGGCAGACGGATTCTATGAATGGCGCAATCGCGGGGGGAGCAAGCAGCCGATGCGGATTCTGATGCGTGACGGCGGTATTTTTTCGCTGGCTGGAATTTATGATATTTGGGTAGATACGGATGGAAAAAAGCTCGCCACCTGCGCCATCATCACCACGGAACCGAATGATCTGACAGCGGAGATCCATAACCGGATGCCGGTAATTCTCCGTCCGGAAGACGTCGGTCTGTGGCTGGAGCGGAGCATTCATGATATAGACATCCTTGCCAAATTACTGAAGCCGTTCGGTGCCGAGAAAATGAAAGCTTATCCCGTCTCAACGAAGGTCGGCAACGTGCGTAATGATTCAAAGGATTTGATAGATGAAGCTTAA
- a CDS encoding CCE_0567 family metalloprotein, with amino-acid sequence MEPIVKLKEEIKELNSAAISLQNQLHDLAEGLPLHLEELPELAHRTFETFSELAAKRQELKSLKSQQV; translated from the coding sequence ATGGAGCCAATCGTTAAGCTGAAAGAAGAAATTAAAGAATTGAACAGTGCGGCCATCAGCTTGCAGAACCAGCTTCACGATCTGGCGGAAGGCTTGCCGCTGCATCTGGAAGAACTCCCCGAATTGGCGCATCGAACCTTTGAGACTTTTTCTGAACTGGCAGCCAAGAGACAGGAATTGAAGAGTCTGAAATCGCAGCAAGTTTGA
- the xerC gene encoding tyrosine recombinase XerC: MAKGSIEKRGRNSWRLTVELGYDAQGERDFDRKTIRVEDPELLRAPRRLQNHLDEELVKFKMEVESGSYIRPEKLTLDQFYEIWNNKFVEPKLAEKTKISYRFHCEARILPYFKGKHMDKIKTLHILDYLDYLKTPEAIIKDGEIPGSATIVYNYRVLRSIFSKAVEWGVLKDNPMIGVKKPPEDDVKEMEVYDEKEIQYLFDALEDEPIHIRIQIILAVTTGMRRSEIAGLDWRNIDLVNGTINIKQTVTMYKDGAPVIKGPKNKNSRRVIAIPASVIDELKAYRLEWAKMKLQLGDKWIAKDWEFLFCRTTGFPSDPERLTKRWIMFHRKHNLKAIRLHDLRHTSISWMIYKKIHSSAIAKRAGHTRACTQTYLSHKRIESRVKKALNIFAVFS, translated from the coding sequence ATGGCAAAAGGCAGCATAGAAAAGCGTGGAAGAAACTCTTGGCGCCTAACCGTTGAATTAGGGTACGATGCTCAAGGCGAACGAGATTTTGACCGCAAAACAATTCGTGTGGAAGATCCTGAGCTGCTGCGCGCTCCCCGCCGGCTGCAGAACCATCTGGATGAGGAATTAGTAAAGTTCAAAATGGAGGTTGAGTCTGGTAGCTATATACGTCCGGAGAAACTTACCTTAGATCAGTTTTATGAGATTTGGAATAATAAATTTGTAGAACCTAAGCTCGCAGAAAAAACAAAAATCAGTTATAGATTCCATTGTGAAGCTAGGATTCTTCCTTACTTCAAAGGGAAGCATATGGATAAGATTAAGACACTTCACATACTTGATTATCTTGATTATCTCAAGACACCAGAAGCAATCATTAAGGATGGAGAAATACCTGGTTCTGCAACAATCGTATACAACTACAGAGTACTTCGCAGCATATTCTCTAAAGCTGTTGAGTGGGGCGTATTGAAGGACAACCCCATGATCGGAGTTAAGAAACCTCCTGAGGATGATGTTAAAGAAATGGAGGTATATGACGAAAAGGAAATACAGTACCTATTCGATGCTTTAGAAGATGAACCTATCCATATTAGAATTCAAATAATTTTAGCCGTGACTACTGGAATGAGGCGTTCTGAAATAGCTGGCCTCGATTGGAGGAATATTGATCTTGTAAACGGAACGATTAATATAAAACAAACCGTAACTATGTACAAAGATGGAGCGCCAGTTATTAAGGGACCGAAGAATAAAAACTCGAGACGAGTAATCGCTATTCCCGCTTCTGTTATTGATGAATTAAAGGCATACAGATTAGAGTGGGCTAAAATGAAGCTGCAGTTAGGTGATAAATGGATTGCGAAGGATTGGGAGTTCTTGTTCTGCAGGACTACTGGTTTTCCTTCGGATCCAGAGCGCCTCACTAAACGCTGGATAATGTTTCACCGAAAGCATAACCTTAAGGCCATTCGCCTTCACGATCTTCGGCATACCTCAATCTCTTGGATGATTTATAAAAAAATACATTCCAGCGCAATTGCTAAACGCGCAGGACATACTAGGGCCTGTACGCAAACCTATTTGAGCCATAAACGAATCGAAAGCAGGGTCAAAAAAGCCTTAAACATATTCGCAGTTTTTTCATAG
- the dinD gene encoding DNA damage-inducible protein D: MTNKPTNEHETPFEEARQEDENGNQYWTGRILARILDYSDFRNFEKAVKKAIIACNNSGQEAEDHFVESNEMVEIGSNARRSIRDYRLSRYACYLIIQNADPSKEIVALGQTYFAVQTRKQEVFEQATEDERRVMLRDELRKHNTQLADAAYQAGVLTTLDFAVFQNHGYKGLYGGLDAKGIHSRKGLKKSQKILDHMGSTELAANLFRATQAEEKIRREEIQGRDNANRAHYDVGAKVRQTIKELGGTMPEDLPVHEDVKKVERRLQKDNGLLPEGD, encoded by the coding sequence ATGACGAATAAGCCAACCAACGAACACGAAACCCCGTTTGAAGAAGCACGCCAAGAAGATGAGAATGGCAATCAATACTGGACTGGCCGTATTCTCGCTCGAATCTTAGATTACTCAGATTTCCGCAATTTTGAGAAAGCCGTGAAGAAGGCGATAATTGCCTGTAACAATAGCGGACAAGAAGCGGAGGACCATTTTGTTGAGTCCAACGAAATGGTCGAGATCGGCTCCAACGCCCGTCGTTCCATTCGTGATTATCGCCTTTCACGCTATGCCTGCTACCTCATCATTCAAAACGCCGATCCATCTAAAGAGATCGTCGCCCTCGGCCAGACATACTTTGCCGTCCAGACCCGCAAGCAGGAAGTATTCGAGCAAGCCACCGAAGACGAGCGTCGCGTCATGCTGCGGGACGAGCTGAGGAAGCATAACACACAGCTTGCAGATGCAGCCTACCAGGCTGGTGTGCTCACTACACTGGATTTCGCAGTGTTCCAAAATCACGGATACAAAGGACTGTACGGTGGACTGGACGCTAAGGGTATTCATAGCCGTAAAGGGTTGAAGAAATCTCAGAAGATCCTCGACCACATGGGCAGCACCGAATTGGCCGCCAACCTCTTCCGGGCAACACAGGCCGAAGAGAAAATACGCCGAGAGGAGATCCAAGGCAGAGACAACGCCAACCGAGCGCATTATGATGTAGGCGCCAAGGTACGGCAAACGATCAAAGAGCTTGGTGGCACGATGCCAGAGGATCTGCCTGTACATGAAGATGTCAAGAAGGTGGAACGGCGATTGCAAAAGGACAATGGCCTCCTACCAGAAGGAGATTGA
- a CDS encoding helix-turn-helix domain-containing protein, with the protein MARHYEAEELLPPVLSATDIQKFLGIGQRQVYELLNSEDLHAARVGRRLFVSRAVFIEWLEGKTEESEVKRER; encoded by the coding sequence GTGGCTAGACATTACGAGGCAGAGGAACTGCTGCCGCCCGTACTCTCCGCTACAGATATTCAGAAGTTCTTGGGAATCGGACAGAGGCAGGTGTATGAGCTGCTGAATTCTGAGGATCTCCATGCTGCCCGGGTAGGCCGGCGGCTGTTTGTATCACGAGCCGTGTTCATTGAGTGGCTGGAAGGAAAAACTGAGGAATCAGAGGTAAAGCGAGAACGATAA
- a CDS encoding helix-turn-helix domain-containing protein gives MDAKEFGLYLKKLRMDKGMTLSQIAGEIGYSNPYISQIENGQKGIPSPDLLKLFSQHFDVSYEELMLRAGHLTFIDWLINTEDSPDYNKALDDAYVKIEREERKGNKTISMPELPVKELSLFVEMPGVTWQGKVLNKLDKARILGMLELLLSEPAKKEME, from the coding sequence TTGGACGCTAAAGAATTTGGTTTATATCTTAAAAAATTAAGAATGGACAAAGGAATGACTCTTTCGCAAATAGCCGGGGAAATTGGATATTCTAATCCGTATATCAGTCAAATTGAAAATGGACAGAAGGGAATTCCATCACCTGACTTGCTCAAACTGTTCTCTCAACACTTTGATGTCAGTTATGAGGAATTAATGCTTAGGGCTGGTCACCTTACTTTTATTGATTGGTTAATCAACACGGAAGATAGCCCAGATTACAATAAAGCTTTGGATGATGCATATGTAAAAATCGAACGAGAAGAGCGAAAGGGAAACAAGACCATATCCATGCCAGAACTACCGGTTAAAGAACTCTCATTATTTGTTGAAATGCCGGGGGTGACATGGCAGGGAAAAGTTCTAAACAAATTGGACAAAGCTCGAATTTTAGGAATGCTTGAACTTTTACTCTCGGAGCCCGCGAAGAAGGAAATGGAGTAA
- a CDS encoding helix-turn-helix transcriptional regulator — translation MKIKVKDTDRLNSLIIMKGLNKTDFGKAIQRSQPITIQITNGDRNPSPRTAKRICEVLECEWSELFEIVKTTQQVAK, via the coding sequence ATGAAAATTAAGGTCAAGGATACTGACCGTCTTAATTCTTTGATCATTATGAAGGGCCTTAATAAAACTGATTTTGGTAAAGCAATCCAACGTTCTCAACCAATAACAATTCAAATCACTAACGGTGATCGTAACCCGTCACCAAGAACTGCGAAGCGCATCTGCGAAGTACTGGAATGCGAATGGTCCGAACTGTTTGAAATCGTAAAGACAACGCAGCAAGTAGCCAAATAA
- a CDS encoding helix-turn-helix domain-containing protein: MRNQRARRNTPTVIIQQAPPAHPMPELVERKPEIDPQQFLQQLGQMVMQQQTAQLQSETMDVKEAAAYLRISAWSVYDMCRTKDLPFFRIRSRIFFRRHELERWISENTNVCGGER; encoded by the coding sequence ATGCGAAATCAAAGAGCAAGACGCAATACACCGACAGTAATCATCCAGCAGGCCCCACCAGCCCACCCAATGCCGGAGCTCGTGGAACGGAAACCGGAGATTGATCCGCAGCAGTTCCTTCAGCAGCTCGGCCAGATGGTCATGCAGCAGCAGACAGCCCAGTTGCAATCGGAGACGATGGACGTCAAAGAGGCGGCAGCTTATCTGAGAATATCCGCCTGGAGCGTGTACGATATGTGCCGGACAAAGGATCTACCGTTCTTCCGAATCCGGAGCCGTATCTTCTTCCGCCGGCATGAACTGGAGCGCTGGATAAGCGAGAACACCAATGTATGCGGCGGCGAGAGGTAG